A portion of the Lysinibacillus timonensis genome contains these proteins:
- a CDS encoding sensor histidine kinase, with translation MQSWYTIFPKNPWISIYVWIIFCIMPFYFLIRSYSYILITIGILLILVYFLSHWFSFNSKNGLVYMWISFEMVLNVVMTLLFGYVYLSLFTAFFIGNIRNAVGFYIMYGLHIGFTVISIVAGYFINLHLFLSQTPFLIITVLGVVLLPFTLYSRNKRENLVGELEVAKERIEELIIFEERQRIARDLHDTLGQKLSLIVLKSDLAKRLVLKNPDDAIHELKDIRHTASIALKEVRELVSDMRAVKLREELIRVEQILKAANIQYEIIGNVQHLNIPVLTENVLSMCLKEAVTNVVKHSGAKKCKIMVEQNHNEILIKVQDNGHGINMNDDFFGNGLRGMEERLEFFNGTITLENEKGTILNISVPLAITHQEGSE, from the coding sequence ATGCAAAGTTGGTATACTATTTTTCCTAAAAATCCTTGGATTAGTATATATGTCTGGATTATTTTTTGTATTATGCCATTTTATTTTCTCATTCGGTCTTATTCATATATTCTCATTACAATTGGTATCCTATTAATACTCGTTTATTTTTTATCCCACTGGTTTTCGTTTAACTCTAAAAATGGACTAGTGTATATGTGGATCAGTTTTGAAATGGTATTGAATGTCGTCATGACATTACTGTTTGGCTATGTGTACTTATCATTGTTTACTGCATTCTTTATCGGTAATATACGCAATGCGGTAGGTTTTTATATTATGTATGGCTTACATATTGGGTTTACGGTTATTTCGATAGTTGCAGGATATTTTATCAATTTACATTTATTCCTTTCCCAAACCCCATTTCTTATCATTACGGTACTTGGTGTTGTTTTACTTCCATTTACTTTATATTCTCGAAATAAGCGAGAAAATTTAGTTGGAGAACTAGAGGTTGCAAAGGAAAGAATTGAGGAATTAATAATATTTGAAGAACGCCAGCGTATTGCGCGTGATTTACACGATACGCTTGGTCAAAAACTTTCGCTTATTGTGTTAAAAAGTGATTTAGCGAAACGTCTGGTATTGAAAAATCCTGATGATGCTATTCATGAACTAAAAGATATCCGACATACTGCTAGTATCGCATTAAAGGAAGTAAGGGAACTTGTTTCGGACATGCGTGCCGTAAAACTAAGAGAAGAATTAATAAGAGTGGAACAGATACTAAAAGCGGCTAACATACAATATGAAATTATAGGCAATGTTCAACATTTAAACATTCCTGTATTAACTGAAAATGTCCTAAGTATGTGTTTAAAAGAAGCTGTCACAAATGTTGTAAAGCATAGTGGTGCAAAGAAGTGTAAAATAATGGTAGAGCAAAATCATAATGAAATATTAATTAAAGTTCAGGATAATGGACACGGAATAAATATGAATGATGATTTCTTTGGTAACGGCTTGAGAGGGATGGAAGAGAGGCTTGAATTTTTCAACGGTACGATTACTTTGGAAAATGAAAAAGGTACAATTTTAAACATCAGTGTTCCACTTGCCATTACACATCAAGAAGGGAGTGAATGA
- a CDS encoding response regulator transcription factor — protein sequence MIRIVIAEDQGMLLGAMKSLLNMEDDMEVVGLAKNGEEAIKLVEQLQPDICIMDIEMPVKTGLDAAEYIHQQQSDCKIIILTTFARPGYFERARKAGVRGYLLKDSPIEELVHSIRTIIDGRRIYAPELVDFVYEDESENPLTERESQVLELVAEGKTTKEIASELYLSQGTVRNYISTILDKLGVGNRIEAISRFKEKGWNK from the coding sequence TTGATTCGAATTGTTATTGCTGAGGATCAAGGTATGTTGCTAGGTGCAATGAAGTCACTGCTTAATATGGAAGATGATATGGAAGTAGTGGGACTTGCAAAAAATGGTGAAGAAGCTATTAAACTCGTTGAACAATTGCAGCCAGATATTTGTATCATGGATATTGAAATGCCTGTAAAAACAGGATTAGATGCAGCTGAATATATACATCAACAACAAAGTGATTGTAAAATCATTATTTTAACCACTTTCGCGAGACCTGGATATTTTGAAAGAGCGAGAAAAGCTGGTGTAAGAGGGTACTTACTGAAAGACAGTCCAATTGAGGAATTAGTTCATTCAATTAGAACGATTATTGATGGACGAAGAATATATGCCCCGGAATTAGTTGATTTCGTTTATGAAGATGAAAGTGAAAACCCACTTACAGAACGTGAAAGCCAAGTACTTGAACTTGTTGCTGAAGGGAAAACGACTAAAGAAATTGCATCAGAATTGTATTTATCACAAGGGACAGTCCGCAACTATATCTCGACTATACTAGATAAACTAGGCGTTGGGAATCGAATTGAAGCAATTTCAAGATTCAAGGAAAAAGGGTGGAATAAGTAA